Below is a genomic region from Catenuloplanes atrovinosus.
GAAGGGCAACGCGGCGCTGCTCCAGGCCGTCAACGAGTCGCTGGCCGCGGCGCGCAGCGACGGCACGTACGACAGGATCTACGCGACCTGGATCGGCGCCAAGCCGGCCAGCTGACACACCACCGATGAAGCTCACCCGACGCCGGCGGCAACGGCTCGCCCGTACCGCCGGCTATCTCGTCTTCGCTCTGATCATCCTGGCCGTGGTGGCCGCCGCGGACTGGGCCACGCTGTCCGAGGCGTTCTTCCGGCTCGACGTCGCCCGGAGCATGTTCCCCGAGGCGATCACGGTCGCGCTGCGCAACACCGTCCTCTACACGCTGCTGGCGTTCGCGTTCGGGTTGATCCTGGGCCTGGTCCTGGCGCTCATGCGGCTGTCGTCGGTCCTGCCGTACCGCTGGTTCGCCACCGCCTACATCGAGCTGTTCCGCGGCCTGCCCGCGCTGCTGGTGCTGTTCATGGTCGGGTACGGCGTGCCGCTGGCCTTCCCGGACCGGGAGATCCCGGGCGGCGTCTACGGCTCCGTCACGCTCGGCCTCGGCCTGACCGCCGCGGCGTACATGGCGGAGACGCTGCGGGCCGGCATCCAGGCCGTGCCCAAGGGGCAGCTGGAGGCCGCGCGCACGCTCGGGATGTCGCACACCCGGGCGATGATCTCGATCATCCTGCCGCAGGCGTTCCGGATCGTCATCCCGCCGCTGACCAACGAGATCATCCTGCTGACCAAGGACACCTCGCTGGTGTACGTGCTCGGCGTGACCTCGACCACGATCGAGCTGACCAAGTTCGCCGGCGACGCGCTCAACACGCGCGTCAACCCGACGCCGCTGGTCGTGGCCGGCCTGCTCTACCTGCTGATCACGCTGCCGCTGTCGCAGCTGGTCCGTGCGCTGGAGCGCCGCGCCGCGAGGGAGAGGTGACCGCCATGTCCACC
It encodes:
- a CDS encoding amino acid ABC transporter permease; this encodes MKLTRRRRQRLARTAGYLVFALIILAVVAAADWATLSEAFFRLDVARSMFPEAITVALRNTVLYTLLAFAFGLILGLVLALMRLSSVLPYRWFATAYIELFRGLPALLVLFMVGYGVPLAFPDREIPGGVYGSVTLGLGLTAAAYMAETLRAGIQAVPKGQLEAARTLGMSHTRAMISIILPQAFRIVIPPLTNEIILLTKDTSLVYVLGVTSTTIELTKFAGDALNTRVNPTPLVVAGLLYLLITLPLSQLVRALERRAARER